In the genome of Desulfuromonas sp. DDH964, one region contains:
- the eno gene encoding phosphopyruvate hydratase: MSEIIDIYAREILDSRGNPTVEVEVYLESGAMGRAAVPSGASTGEREALELRDGDKGRYLGKGVTKAVENVNEVISEALVGWEASDQAGIDRKLLELDGTDFKSNLGANALLGVSLACAKAAAEDAGLPLYQYLGGSNAKELPLPMMNIINGGAHADNNVDIQEFMIMPAGATSFKEALRMGAEIFHALKTVLKGKGYNTAVGDEGGFAPNLGSNEEALQVIMEAIKAAGYKPGEDILLALDVASSELFKDGKYHLENEKQPVKTPAELVAFYEDLVNRYPIISIEDGMAENDWDGWKLLTDRLGKRIQIVGDDIFVTNPKILKEGISKGIANSILIKLNQIGTLTETLDAIEMAKRAGYTTVISHRSGETEDTTLADLAVAVNAGQIKTGSLCRTDRVCKYNQLLRIEDELDEVAQFNGREVFYNLR; this comes from the coding sequence ATGAGTGAAATTATTGACATTTATGCCAGAGAGATCCTCGATTCCCGTGGCAACCCGACGGTCGAAGTGGAAGTTTACCTGGAGAGTGGGGCCATGGGTCGGGCAGCGGTTCCGAGCGGCGCCTCTACCGGTGAACGGGAAGCGCTGGAACTGCGGGACGGCGACAAGGGGCGTTACCTCGGCAAAGGGGTCACCAAGGCCGTGGAAAACGTCAACGAGGTCATTTCCGAGGCGCTGGTCGGCTGGGAAGCCTCCGACCAGGCGGGAATCGACCGCAAGCTCCTGGAACTTGACGGCACCGATTTCAAAAGCAACCTGGGCGCCAATGCCCTTCTCGGCGTCTCCCTCGCCTGCGCCAAGGCGGCGGCAGAGGATGCCGGCCTCCCCCTCTACCAGTATCTCGGCGGCTCCAACGCCAAGGAATTGCCGCTGCCGATGATGAACATCATCAATGGCGGTGCGCACGCCGACAACAATGTCGACATCCAGGAATTCATGATCATGCCGGCCGGCGCCACCTCCTTCAAGGAAGCCTTGCGCATGGGAGCGGAGATCTTCCACGCCCTGAAGACGGTTCTCAAGGGGAAGGGCTACAACACCGCCGTCGGCGACGAGGGGGGCTTCGCCCCCAACCTGGGCAGTAACGAAGAAGCACTCCAGGTCATCATGGAGGCGATCAAAGCCGCCGGTTACAAGCCGGGAGAAGATATCCTGCTCGCCCTCGACGTCGCCTCCTCGGAACTCTTCAAAGACGGCAAGTATCACCTTGAAAACGAGAAGCAGCCGGTGAAGACGCCGGCCGAGCTGGTTGCCTTCTATGAAGACCTGGTCAACCGCTACCCGATCATCTCCATCGAAGACGGCATGGCGGAGAACGATTGGGACGGCTGGAAACTCCTTACCGACCGCCTCGGCAAACGGATCCAGATCGTTGGCGACGACATCTTCGTCACCAACCCGAAGATCCTCAAGGAAGGAATCAGCAAAGGCATCGCCAACTCGATCCTGATCAAACTCAACCAGATCGGCACTCTCACCGAGACCCTCGACGCCATCGAAATGGCCAAGCGGGCCGGCTATACCACCGTCATCTCCCACCGCAGTGGCGAGACCGAAGACACCACCCTGGCCGATCTCGCCGTGGCCGTCAATGCCGGCCAGATCAAGACCGGCTCCCTCTGCCGCACCGACCGGGTCTGCAAATACAACCAGCTGCTGCGCATCGAGGATGAACTTGACGAGGTCGCACAGTTTAACGGGCGCGAAGTCTTCTACAACCTGCGCTGA
- a CDS encoding zf-TFIIB domain-containing protein produces MTDAWEERKKALENEYFFKLEKEQIARMQHDARERLIREACRNRCPKCGEPIEPKEFRGVPLDQCPGCGGVWLGPKDLQILAEKDHRTWFETWFQQEQKS; encoded by the coding sequence ATGACAGATGCATGGGAGGAACGCAAGAAAGCGCTTGAAAACGAATACTTTTTCAAGCTTGAAAAGGAACAGATTGCGCGGATGCAGCATGATGCCCGCGAGCGATTGATCCGCGAAGCCTGCCGCAATCGTTGTCCCAAGTGTGGTGAGCCGATCGAACCGAAAGAATTTCGTGGCGTGCCTCTTGACCAGTGCCCTGGGTGCGGCGGTGTCTGGCTGGGACCGAAGGATTTGCAGATACTGGCCGAAAAGGATCACCGCACCTGGTTTGAGACCTGGTTTCAGCAGGAGCAGAAAAGTTGA
- a CDS encoding IS1595-like element ISDesu2 family transposase, producing the protein MAINRIQFQPGLSLADFLKDYGTETQCEAILERSRWPQGFVCPACSASRAVQFRRGQSKIFQCSRCRKQISLISGTIFHGSNLPLTQWFLALYFMTQGKSGLSMLEMRRMLGLSYKAAWRLKHKLMQAMFEREETTVLGQRVEIDDAYLGGERSGGKVGRGSENKVPFIAAVETSHDGHPLRAVFSRVTTFSSHDVDQWAKNHLAPTALVVSDGLNCFRAVTKTGCYHQREVVGDQRRSTDMGCFHWINTILGNLKTAMAGTYHAFDFDKYAHRYLAEFQYRFNRRFDLRSMLPRLLFACVSIGKRPEAWLRRAENWT; encoded by the coding sequence ATGGCCATCAATCGTATCCAGTTTCAACCGGGGCTGAGCTTGGCTGATTTTCTCAAAGACTACGGTACGGAAACCCAATGCGAGGCGATCCTTGAGCGCTCGCGCTGGCCCCAAGGATTTGTCTGCCCAGCATGCAGTGCAAGCCGCGCGGTCCAGTTCCGGCGAGGACAGTCGAAAATCTTCCAGTGCAGTCGCTGTCGAAAACAGATCTCTCTGATTTCCGGAACGATTTTTCATGGGAGCAATCTACCGCTGACCCAGTGGTTTCTTGCCCTCTACTTTATGACACAAGGCAAGTCCGGCCTGTCGATGCTGGAGATGAGACGTATGCTGGGCTTGAGCTACAAGGCGGCTTGGCGACTCAAGCACAAGCTCATGCAGGCGATGTTCGAACGCGAAGAGACAACGGTTCTGGGTCAGCGAGTCGAGATCGACGATGCCTACTTGGGCGGAGAACGCTCCGGCGGGAAAGTCGGTCGCGGTTCGGAGAACAAAGTTCCCTTCATTGCGGCGGTGGAAACGAGTCATGACGGCCATCCGCTGCGAGCGGTTTTTAGCCGGGTGACGACCTTCAGCAGCCATGACGTTGATCAATGGGCCAAGAATCATTTGGCACCGACGGCGCTGGTCGTTTCTGATGGCCTGAATTGCTTCCGCGCGGTCACCAAGACTGGGTGCTACCATCAGCGAGAGGTGGTTGGTGATCAACGCAGAAGTACCGACATGGGCTGCTTCCACTGGATCAACACCATCCTGGGCAATCTTAAGACGGCCATGGCCGGAACGTATCATGCGTTTGACTTCGACAAATATGCGCATCGCTATCTGGCCGAGTTTCAGTACCGGTTCAACCGGCGGTTCGATCTGCGCAGCATGCTGCCAAGACTGCTTTTCGCCTGTGTCTCAATCGGCAAGCGGCCCGAGGCCTGGCTTCGCCGAGCTGAGAATTGGACCTAA
- the lnt gene encoding apolipoprotein N-acyltransferase, whose protein sequence is MRLRPDRGLAAALLSGLLLALAFPRPDLASCAWFGLVPLLIFSGERPLRDGFVAGATFFAIVLYWLNIVMTTYGGLNPLLSVVAYLMLVAYLSLFIAVAVWGGFALRDRFRLPLPLTLPVLWVGLEFLRSFLFSGFPWATLGYSQQSHLALIQSADLCGVYGISYLLLLANTVLSCLLQAGYQRKLAMTPRWSLVALLLLVLADLGYGQWRLGQDIDRRDTTLETVLVQGNIDQSIKWDPAFQEATVEHYRDLSLQGASGLTGALIVWPESATPFYAQDPSPLQSLVHQVPRVTDSWLLFGSPAYERRNNVVRYLNSAFLLAPTGAVLGRSDKVHLVPFGEYVPLKSFFPFIDKLVVGIGDFSPGSVAPLRLDGHRLGVLVCFEGIFPELARDFVRQGSDLLVNITNDAWFGRSSAPFQHLAMTRFRAIENRIWVARAANTGVSALIAPSGRIPDQTEIFLSTFLRGRVGLGSGHAFYSRYGDILPGVCLALSLFWFLRLLRRRYQRPLP, encoded by the coding sequence ATGCGCTTGCGCCCTGATCGCGGCCTGGCCGCCGCTTTGCTCTCCGGCCTGCTGCTCGCACTCGCCTTTCCCCGCCCCGACCTGGCCAGCTGCGCCTGGTTCGGCCTGGTCCCGCTGCTGATATTCAGCGGCGAGCGCCCGCTACGGGACGGTTTTGTCGCGGGCGCCACCTTCTTTGCGATCGTCCTTTACTGGCTCAATATCGTCATGACCACCTATGGCGGGCTCAACCCGCTGCTGTCGGTGGTCGCCTACCTGATGCTGGTCGCCTATCTCAGCCTCTTTATTGCCGTTGCGGTCTGGGGCGGCTTTGCGCTGCGGGATCGGTTCAGGCTGCCGTTGCCGTTGACCTTGCCGGTCCTCTGGGTCGGTTTAGAATTCCTGCGCTCCTTCCTTTTCAGCGGCTTTCCCTGGGCGACCCTCGGTTATTCCCAACAGAGTCATCTTGCGCTGATCCAGTCCGCCGACCTCTGCGGCGTCTACGGGATCAGCTATCTTTTGCTCCTCGCCAACACGGTTCTCTCCTGTCTGCTGCAGGCTGGATACCAGCGGAAGCTGGCAATGACCCCCCGCTGGTCGCTGGTCGCACTCCTCCTTTTGGTGCTGGCTGATCTCGGTTACGGGCAGTGGCGGCTCGGGCAAGATATCGACCGCCGCGATACTACCCTGGAGACGGTCCTGGTGCAGGGGAATATCGACCAGTCGATCAAGTGGGACCCGGCGTTCCAGGAAGCAACCGTCGAACATTACCGCGACCTCTCCCTGCAGGGCGCCTCCGGGCTGACCGGGGCGCTCATCGTCTGGCCGGAGAGTGCGACCCCCTTTTACGCCCAGGATCCTTCTCCCCTGCAAAGCCTGGTGCATCAGGTGCCGCGGGTCACCGACTCCTGGCTCCTCTTCGGCAGTCCGGCCTATGAACGCCGGAATAACGTTGTCCGCTATCTGAACAGCGCCTTTCTCCTTGCCCCGACCGGTGCCGTCCTGGGACGCAGCGACAAGGTTCATCTCGTCCCCTTCGGCGAATATGTGCCGTTGAAAAGCTTTTTCCCCTTTATTGACAAGCTGGTCGTCGGTATCGGTGACTTTTCTCCCGGCAGCGTCGCCCCCTTGCGCCTCGATGGTCACCGCCTCGGGGTTCTCGTCTGCTTCGAAGGAATTTTCCCCGAACTGGCCCGGGATTTCGTCCGCCAGGGGAGTGACCTGCTGGTGAATATCACCAACGATGCCTGGTTCGGTCGTTCCTCGGCCCCGTTTCAGCATCTCGCCATGACCCGCTTTCGCGCCATCGAAAACCGCATCTGGGTCGCGCGCGCCGCCAATACGGGAGTCTCGGCCCTGATCGCGCCCTCGGGGCGGATTCCCGACCAGACCGAAATCTTCCTTTCCACTTTTCTGCGCGGCAGGGTTGGCCTGGGGAGTGGCCATGCCTTCTACAGCCGCTATGGCGACATCCTGCCGGGGGTCTGTCTCGCCCTCTCCCTCTTCTGGTTCCTGCGCCTGCTGCGCCGCCGCTACCAGCGCCCGCTGCCCTGA
- the ybeY gene encoding rRNA maturation RNase YbeY gives MVKIQIENRQRKQKIRKLPLRRVARRILSASGCPDAELSILVVDDAGIRVINRDFLQRDKATNVISFAMQEGEGSGINPLLLGDVVISAETAARDAAEAGIGFEEELWFLLLHGILHLLGYDHERGTAAEARRMEAREAELFAQLRREFVTG, from the coding sequence ATGGTGAAGATTCAAATCGAGAACCGGCAAAGGAAGCAAAAGATAAGGAAACTGCCACTGCGAAGGGTAGCACGGAGGATCTTAAGCGCCTCGGGATGTCCTGATGCCGAGCTTTCGATCCTGGTTGTCGACGACGCCGGAATCCGGGTCATCAACCGGGACTTTTTGCAGCGCGACAAGGCGACCAACGTGATCTCCTTCGCCATGCAGGAGGGGGAGGGGAGCGGCATCAACCCGCTGCTACTCGGCGATGTGGTCATTTCCGCCGAGACCGCGGCGCGGGATGCCGCCGAAGCGGGCATCGGCTTCGAGGAGGAACTCTGGTTCCTGCTCCTGCATGGCATTCTGCATCTGCTTGGCTATGATCATGAGCGGGGGACGGCTGCCGAGGCCCGGCGCATGGAGGCCCGGGAAGCGGAGCTGTTCGCCCAGTTGCGCAGGGAGTTTGTGACCGGGTGA
- a CDS encoding HD family phosphohydrolase, with protein MTKAERKPESSKRKGRFAPELPGPPLQERTRRQLLLIFLAVVLTIIIIPKGGLVPDYYEPGDIVSRDIKAPKDLLIPDQPLTEKKRVEAEAAVLPLYDYDPAVGREIADQLVQALRQSRREPPPGSESESLRKEIEATLGVPLTEADLAGLRKIPEGDAFYTQLGTVVARALGGRIVGNLQLFQGEKERGVLVRDLTSQQESKLEDISSVIGLGGAQDRIGEGLRQLKELSRGEREFLDGLLRRLVHPNLTFNKNETEARRAAARAAVAPVLFQVKKGEMIAREGERVTSEQISKLRALRESGSDSSTLRTGAGMLLVTLLLIFITHRFAKLNVRKYRPATRDLLFLVTAFLGLFVLIKLAIFISTALESAFPYIDSSSYFYLFPFAVGAMLVRIVLNSEVALIFILLSTTLLGVLFGNSLFITLYAMSGSLVGAHWVRQCKERTSLYRAGFRVAIVNALMILGLQLLAGRGFDTQLLYKIGFGLGGGFLCAVIVTGLIPLVEHLFKYTTDIKLLELANMNTPVLRELMVQAPGTYHHSIIVGNLVEAAAEEINANPLLARVAAYYHDVGKIRKPLYFIENLGGQENRHDKLAPSMSALVLMAHLKDGVEMARECKLGEPLINIIREHHGTSLIKFFYDKAKNKSDPDVQQVDERDYRYPGPKPQTREAALIMLADAVEAASRTLTDPTPARIRGMVQKIINNIFIDGQLDECELTLKDLDNIAKSFNRILSGIFHHRVDYPEPAYKEREKDPSKRKNGEDSNREPAKEAKDKETATAKGSTEDLKRLGMS; from the coding sequence ATGACCAAAGCTGAACGGAAACCGGAAAGTTCCAAGCGCAAGGGACGCTTCGCTCCCGAGCTGCCCGGACCGCCGTTGCAGGAACGAACCCGGCGCCAACTGCTGCTGATCTTCCTGGCCGTCGTTCTGACCATTATCATCATCCCCAAGGGGGGGCTCGTCCCTGACTACTACGAGCCGGGTGATATCGTCTCCCGGGATATCAAGGCGCCCAAGGATCTGCTCATCCCCGACCAGCCCCTGACCGAAAAGAAGCGGGTTGAGGCGGAAGCTGCTGTCCTCCCCTTGTACGATTACGATCCCGCGGTTGGCAGGGAGATCGCGGATCAGTTGGTGCAGGCATTGCGGCAGAGCCGCCGGGAACCGCCACCGGGAAGTGAATCCGAGAGCCTGCGCAAGGAGATCGAGGCAACCCTCGGGGTGCCACTGACGGAAGCTGACCTGGCCGGGCTGCGCAAGATTCCGGAGGGGGATGCATTCTATACCCAGCTCGGAACCGTAGTGGCTCGCGCTCTCGGCGGCAGGATTGTCGGGAATCTGCAGCTCTTCCAGGGCGAAAAGGAGCGGGGCGTCCTGGTCAGGGACCTGACCAGCCAGCAGGAGTCAAAACTTGAGGATATCTCCTCTGTCATCGGCCTGGGGGGGGCGCAGGACCGGATAGGGGAAGGTCTGCGCCAACTGAAGGAGCTCTCCCGGGGAGAGCGGGAGTTTCTCGACGGGCTGTTGCGCCGGCTGGTGCACCCCAACCTGACCTTCAATAAGAATGAAACCGAAGCGCGGCGGGCGGCCGCCCGCGCCGCCGTAGCACCGGTCCTTTTTCAGGTCAAGAAGGGGGAGATGATTGCCCGGGAGGGGGAGCGGGTCACTTCGGAGCAGATCTCCAAGCTGCGGGCACTGCGCGAATCGGGAAGTGATTCGAGCACGCTGCGAACCGGCGCCGGGATGCTCCTGGTCACGCTGCTGCTGATCTTTATCACCCACCGCTTCGCCAAGCTCAATGTGCGCAAATACCGGCCGGCAACCCGTGACCTCCTCTTTCTCGTCACTGCCTTTCTCGGGCTCTTTGTCCTGATCAAACTGGCGATCTTTATCTCCACGGCGCTGGAGAGCGCCTTCCCCTACATCGATTCCTCGAGCTATTTTTATCTCTTCCCCTTTGCCGTCGGCGCCATGCTGGTCCGGATCGTCCTCAATTCGGAAGTGGCGCTGATCTTTATCCTCCTCTCCACCACCCTGCTCGGGGTTCTTTTCGGCAACAGCCTCTTCATTACCCTCTACGCCATGAGCGGCAGCCTGGTCGGCGCCCACTGGGTTCGCCAGTGCAAAGAACGGACAAGCCTCTACCGCGCCGGTTTCCGGGTGGCCATTGTCAATGCCCTGATGATTCTCGGCCTGCAGCTCCTCGCCGGCCGGGGCTTCGATACGCAGTTGCTCTACAAGATCGGCTTTGGCCTGGGGGGCGGTTTCCTCTGTGCGGTAATCGTCACCGGCCTGATTCCCCTGGTCGAGCATCTTTTCAAGTACACCACCGATATCAAGCTGCTGGAACTGGCCAACATGAACACCCCCGTGTTGCGCGAGCTGATGGTGCAGGCGCCGGGGACCTACCATCACTCCATCATTGTTGGCAACCTGGTCGAAGCCGCCGCGGAAGAGATCAACGCCAATCCGTTGCTGGCCCGGGTGGCGGCCTACTACCATGACGTCGGCAAGATTCGCAAACCCCTCTATTTCATCGAAAACCTCGGCGGGCAGGAGAATCGCCACGACAAGCTGGCGCCATCGATGAGCGCGCTGGTGCTGATGGCCCACCTCAAGGACGGGGTCGAGATGGCCCGCGAGTGCAAGCTCGGCGAGCCGCTGATCAATATCATCCGCGAGCATCATGGCACCTCGCTGATCAAGTTCTTTTACGACAAGGCCAAGAACAAGTCCGACCCCGATGTCCAGCAGGTCGACGAGCGGGATTACCGCTATCCCGGTCCCAAGCCGCAGACCCGGGAGGCGGCGCTGATCATGCTCGCCGACGCGGTGGAAGCGGCCAGCCGTACCCTCACCGACCCGACCCCGGCCCGCATTCGCGGCATGGTGCAGAAGATTATCAACAATATCTTCATCGACGGCCAGCTCGACGAATGTGAGCTGACCCTCAAGGACCTCGACAACATCGCCAAGAGTTTCAATCGCATCCTTTCCGGTATTTTCCACCACCGGGTCGATTATCCCGAGCCGGCCTACAAGGAGCGGGAAAAGGATCCCAGCAAAAGGAAAAATGGTGAAGATTCAAATCGAGAACCGGCAAAGGAAGCAAAAGATAAGGAAACTGCCACTGCGAAGGGTAGCACGGAGGATCTTAAGCGCCTCGGGATGTCCTGA
- a CDS encoding diacylglycerol kinase: MSREKIKPANWVAAINCAIEGILWTTSTQRHMRAHFLAAVLVLLLAIFLRVSTLEFILLTFAITLVLFAELVNTAFEVLVDLVSPDYHILAKRAKDVAAGAVLVASCGAAVLGFFAFARYLVPPLGRNLDLLGHPPGELSIAAVLVVTLLVVLLKARFGYGTPLQGGMPSGHAAVAFSIATSLALAGPGTVLVLLALGMAVMVSQSRLLLGIHSLREVLAGALLGSGVTLVIYLVFG, from the coding sequence GTGAGCAGGGAGAAAATCAAACCGGCCAACTGGGTGGCGGCGATCAACTGCGCCATTGAGGGGATTCTCTGGACCACCTCGACCCAGCGCCACATGCGCGCCCACTTTCTGGCGGCGGTGCTGGTCCTGCTGCTGGCGATTTTTCTGCGGGTTTCGACCCTTGAGTTTATTCTGCTGACCTTCGCCATCACCCTGGTTCTCTTTGCCGAGCTGGTCAACACCGCTTTTGAAGTGCTGGTCGACCTGGTCTCCCCCGACTATCATATCCTCGCCAAGCGGGCCAAGGATGTAGCCGCCGGCGCGGTTCTGGTCGCCAGCTGCGGTGCGGCGGTGCTGGGGTTCTTCGCCTTTGCCCGCTACCTGGTTCCGCCGCTGGGCCGGAATCTCGACCTGCTCGGTCACCCGCCAGGAGAACTCTCGATCGCGGCGGTCCTGGTCGTCACCCTGCTGGTGGTGCTGCTCAAGGCGCGCTTCGGTTACGGCACCCCGTTGCAGGGGGGGATGCCGAGCGGCCACGCCGCGGTCGCTTTTTCCATTGCCACTTCCCTGGCCCTTGCCGGGCCCGGTACGGTGCTGGTCCTGCTGGCGCTGGGGATGGCGGTCATGGTCAGCCAGAGTCGCCTGCTGCTGGGGATCCATAGTCTGCGCGAAGTCCTTGCCGGTGCACTGCTGGGGAGTGGTGTGACGCTGGTTATCTACCTGGTCTTTGGCTGA
- the cas6 gene encoding CRISPR system precrRNA processing endoribonuclease RAMP protein Cas6, which translates to MLENLDQFEFSRLRLRLDLGTAVELPAVALLGLRRELQRLGRQVLGGGAAYAAIFDPPVPSSPYGERRYQRPGPAFVLNLAPEQCGSCAAGAGLLLDLVLFGPGIRNADAFIAVLDALGRQGLAQGAGRFEIGAVRLFDAAGGGEDLTGAAFPVGGRLPIVSARWYLETFAESAIWSLRFSTPARLLVAGRPLFRGTLPRIVPFVMRRVTSMAYAHCGVELVRDPRRVLAAAEALVLDRGRFWWQDWRSLEGGAESLDLGGLVGSATFAAPADEDLRALLLLGALVGIGKGAAYGAGHYAIEPLAAGRA; encoded by the coding sequence ATGCTTGAGAACCTGGATCAATTCGAGTTCAGCCGCCTGCGGCTGCGCCTTGACCTGGGCACGGCGGTCGAGCTGCCGGCTGTGGCCCTGCTCGGACTGCGCCGCGAGTTGCAGCGGCTGGGACGCCAGGTCCTTGGCGGGGGAGCGGCATATGCAGCCATTTTCGACCCACCGGTCCCGTCTTCTCCCTATGGGGAGCGGCGCTATCAGCGGCCCGGTCCCGCCTTCGTCCTGAACCTGGCGCCGGAACAGTGCGGAAGCTGCGCAGCCGGGGCAGGACTGCTCCTTGACCTCGTCCTCTTTGGGCCAGGGATCCGAAACGCAGACGCATTTATTGCCGTCCTTGACGCCCTTGGCAGACAGGGGCTGGCCCAGGGCGCCGGCCGTTTCGAAATTGGCGCCGTGCGCCTGTTCGATGCCGCCGGGGGCGGGGAGGACCTGACCGGCGCCGCATTCCCGGTCGGCGGAAGACTGCCGATAGTCAGCGCCCGCTGGTATCTGGAAACCTTCGCCGAAAGCGCGATCTGGTCTCTGCGGTTTTCGACCCCGGCGCGGCTACTGGTGGCCGGGCGCCCTCTCTTTCGGGGGACACTGCCGCGCATCGTCCCTTTTGTCATGCGCCGCGTTACTTCGATGGCTTATGCCCACTGCGGAGTGGAACTGGTTCGGGATCCCCGCCGCGTCCTTGCGGCTGCTGAGGCGCTCGTGCTCGACCGGGGACGTTTCTGGTGGCAGGACTGGCGCTCCCTGGAAGGGGGCGCGGAGAGTCTCGATCTCGGCGGGCTGGTCGGGTCGGCGACCTTTGCTGCCCCCGCGGACGAGGATCTGCGGGCGCTCCTTCTCCTGGGCGCCCTGGTCGGGATCGGCAAGGGGGCGGCGTATGGCGCTGGCCACTATGCAATTGAACCGTTGGCGGCGGGCCGGGCGTAA
- a CDS encoding PhoH family protein translates to MDTDPTAGHFSAADQHLANLLFGRQNRHLKIMERVLGVRIGSKGSELRIEGDPPQVGLTRRLLDELQILLQEGYPLYPTDIDYAIRILSADSGSHLRDIFLDTIYVSARNKVIAPKSLAQKSYIDAIRGNDVVFGIGPAGTGKTYLAMAMAVATLMKKEVSRIVLVRPAVEAGEKLGFLPGDLAEKVNPYLRPLYDALYDMMDFEKGQALIEKGVVEVAPLAFMRGRTLNDAFVILDEAQNTTAEQMKMFLTRLGFGSRAVVTGDVTQVDLPTGRTSGLVEALRVLPGVDGIAFNHFTDRDVVRHPIVQLIVQAYERAPLPGRPPVAGQDLLRHDQS, encoded by the coding sequence TTGGATACTGATCCGACTGCAGGACATTTTTCGGCTGCTGATCAACACCTGGCGAACCTCCTCTTCGGCCGACAGAACCGCCATCTGAAGATTATGGAACGGGTGCTTGGGGTGCGCATCGGCTCCAAGGGGAGCGAGTTGCGCATCGAGGGGGACCCGCCCCAGGTCGGCCTGACCCGGCGCCTGCTCGATGAACTGCAGATCCTGCTTCAGGAAGGCTATCCCCTCTACCCGACCGACATCGATTACGCCATCCGCATTCTCAGTGCCGACTCCGGCAGCCACCTCCGGGATATCTTTCTCGATACGATCTACGTCTCTGCCCGCAACAAGGTTATCGCCCCAAAGAGCCTGGCGCAGAAGTCCTACATCGATGCCATTCGCGGCAATGACGTCGTCTTCGGTATTGGTCCGGCCGGGACCGGCAAGACCTACCTCGCCATGGCGATGGCGGTGGCGACGCTGATGAAGAAAGAGGTCAGCCGTATCGTCCTGGTCCGGCCCGCCGTTGAAGCCGGGGAGAAGTTGGGGTTCCTGCCCGGCGACCTGGCCGAGAAGGTCAATCCCTACCTGCGGCCGCTCTACGATGCCCTCTACGATATGATGGACTTTGAAAAGGGGCAGGCGCTCATCGAAAAGGGAGTGGTCGAAGTGGCGCCCCTGGCCTTCATGCGCGGTCGCACCCTGAATGATGCCTTCGTGATTCTCGACGAGGCGCAGAATACCACCGCCGAACAGATGAAGATGTTCCTTACCCGCCTCGGTTTCGGCAGCCGGGCGGTTGTGACCGGGGATGTGACCCAGGTTGACCTGCCGACCGGCCGCACCTCCGGTTTGGTCGAGGCGCTGCGCGTCCTGCCCGGGGTTGACGGGATCGCCTTTAACCACTTTACCGACCGCGACGTGGTCCGGCATCCGATCGTGCAACTGATCGTGCAGGCCTACGAGCGCGCTCCGTTGCCTGGCAGACCTCCAGTCGCCGGCCAGGATCTTCTCCGCCATGACCAAAGCTGA
- a CDS encoding hemolysin family protein produces MQRLLFGRRRALTEKDLQDIIQESEEEGLINEDEGEMLHSIFEFGDTIVREVMVPRPDMVCCSCQAQLPEVLEAILSSGHSRIPIYEGVVDRIVGVVYAKDLLRYWGAAAEDLRLTEVMRPPFFVPESKNIEDLLQDFRSRRVHMAIAIDEYGGTSGLITIEDLIEEIIGDIQDEYDTEEEWLIEEGDGSVLVDGRLNIEDLEEHYAIQIPREKFDTVGGYLIHLLGHVPRQGEEVCDASLSLTAVDADERKVRKVHVRLLRDPASGENIP; encoded by the coding sequence TTGCAGCGGTTGCTGTTCGGCCGGCGGCGGGCGCTGACCGAAAAGGACCTGCAGGACATCATTCAGGAATCGGAGGAGGAGGGGCTGATCAACGAAGATGAGGGGGAGATGCTCCACTCCATCTTCGAATTCGGTGACACCATCGTGCGCGAGGTGATGGTGCCGCGACCCGACATGGTCTGCTGCAGTTGCCAGGCGCAACTGCCGGAAGTCCTCGAGGCGATACTCTCCTCCGGGCATTCCCGGATTCCGATCTATGAGGGGGTGGTCGATCGGATTGTCGGTGTCGTCTATGCCAAGGACCTGCTTCGCTACTGGGGGGCGGCCGCCGAGGATCTCCGCCTGACCGAGGTGATGCGCCCCCCGTTTTTCGTTCCCGAATCGAAGAATATCGAAGATTTGCTGCAGGATTTTCGCAGCCGGCGGGTCCACATGGCGATCGCCATCGACGAATACGGGGGGACCTCCGGCCTGATTACCATTGAGGACCTGATCGAAGAGATCATCGGCGACATCCAGGACGAATACGATACCGAGGAAGAATGGCTGATCGAGGAGGGGGACGGCTCGGTCCTGGTCGATGGCCGGCTCAATATCGAAGACCTCGAAGAACATTACGCGATCCAGATCCCGCGGGAGAAGTTCGATACGGTCGGCGGGTATCTCATTCACCTGCTCGGTCATGTGCCACGCCAGGGGGAGGAGGTTTGCGATGCTTCTCTCTCGCTGACGGCCGTCGATGCCGATGAGCGCAAGGTGCGCAAGGTCCACGTCCGGCTCCTGCGCGATCCCGCTAGCGGGGAGAACATCCCCTGA